A genome region from Gossypium hirsutum isolate 1008001.06 chromosome A04, Gossypium_hirsutum_v2.1, whole genome shotgun sequence includes the following:
- the LOC107898860 gene encoding uncharacterized protein isoform X1, which yields MLASRFSFFGGGGSNKVGNSVEGDKKEFKELNPTLKLQTDRDVYRPGDSVYVTIEICNPFTSGNTGAIVPSLLIEKLGFEIKGIEKLDTQWYATQKPAAGTKQRRGEHVFLDCSTPSMISNQIVPSGSAKTYVVRAVLPSVIPPSYKGSTIRYIYYIKSALSVRWLIPENGHSSKDSVKDLTEVEARVPLQVWVTQKGNGLVMEDGESDGIVPDTTIQTDIYWKEMDGDSEWARVNDLYDSIEEGYESSRDEISSVSSFNLSKENHNRTFGSSLSLQSSAARSSFRDGPYYDGDRLSLSSNVGLPRLSVAEVLHDSSADVSTALLSPSQQQTSTKSLAANDITGVSSAPSPGATEPLASEGFIRGRSYNIRMDDQVLLRFSPKNSESTYYFSDMIGGTLTFFHEEGARRCLEVSVTLETSETISRRFVHPSRRNSPTITKVQSDHHEVVADLVQTGFLFSVPMDGPMSFSTPHVSVQWVLRFEFFTTPKNVDWTRYEHPLFVEGRDKCEWVIPITVHAPPPGAPGAHTRSDKPFSLEPLWTHS from the exons ATGTTGGCATCTAGGTTTTCTTTCTTTGGAGGTGGGGGATCAAATAAAGTTGGCAATTCTGTGGAAGGCGATAAAAAGGAATTCAAAGAATTGAATCCGACGCTAAAACTGCAGACAGATAGAGATGTGTATAGACCTGGAGATTCTGTTTATGTTACAATTGAGATCTGCAATCCCTTTACTAGTGGCAATACTGGTGCCATTGTACCTTCGCTTTTGATTGAAAAGCTTGGCTTCGAAATCAAAGGGATCGAGAAGTTGGACACTCAATGGTATGCCACTCAAAAACCAGCGGCTGGAACAAAACAAAGGAGAG GTGAACATGTTTTTCTGGACTGTTCAACACCATCAATGATTTCAAATCAGATTGTGCCTTCTGGTTCTGCAAAAACTT ATGTGGTACGGGCTGTGCTTCCTAGCGTTATACCTCCATCTTACAAGGGTTCTACAATtcgttatatatattatataaagagTGCTCTGTCTGTTCGATGGCTGATACCGGAAAATGGTCACTCCAGCAAGGATTCAGTAAAAGATCTTACTGAAGTG GAGGCTCGTGTTCCTTTGCAAGTATGGGTGACTCAGAAAGGAAATGGTCTGGTGATGGAAGATGGTGAAAGTGATG GTATTGTTCCTGATACAACCATTCAAACAGATATATACTGGAAAGAGATGGATGGAGATTCAGAATGG GCTAGAGTCAATGACCTGTATGACAGTAttgaggaaggatatgagagCTCAAGGGATGAAATATCTTCTGTTTCATCCTTTAATCTTTCAAAGGAAAATCATAATAGAACCTTTGGAAGTTCCCTATCGTTGCAATCATCAGCAGCCAGGTCTTCATTTAGAGATGGTCCTTATTATGATGGAGACCGTTTGAGTTTATCTTCAAATGTAGGGCTTCCACGATTATCAGTAGCAGAGGTCTTGCATGATTCTAGTGCTG ACGTGTCAACTGCACTTCTATCTCCAAGTCAGCAGCAGACTTCTACAAAATCACTAGCTGCAAATGATATAACAGGAGTATCTTCTGCACCTAGCCCGGGAGCTACTGAACCTTTAGCAT CAGAAGGCTTTATTCGAGGAAGGTCTTATAATATCAGGATGGATGATCAAGTTCTGCTAAGATTCTCTCCTAAGAACTCTGAGTCCACTTATTACTTCAGTGATATG ATAGGCGGGACTCTTACTTTCTTCCATGAAGAAGGAGCTAGAAGATGCCTTGAG gtttcagtcacgCTTGAAACTTCTGAGACTATAAGTCGGCGTTTTGTTCATCCTTCTAGGAGGAATTCCCCAACAATTACCAAG GTTCAGAGTGATCATCATGAGGTTGTTGCTGATTTGGTACAGACAGGTTTTCTCTTTTCTGTCCCCATGGATGGTCCCATGTCGTTTTCCACTCCTCATGTCTCGGTGCAGTGGGTTCTAAGATTTGAATTCTTTACTACTCCAAAGAATGTAGACTGGACAAG ATACGAACATCCTCTTTTCGTAGAAGGCAGAGACAAATGTGAGTGGGTTATTCCTATAACAGTGCATGCACCTCCACCCGGAGCTCCAGGTGCCCACACACGGAGTGATAAACCTTTCTCCTTAGAGCCCTTGTGGACTCATAGTTGA
- the LOC107898860 gene encoding uncharacterized protein isoform X2 — translation MLASRFSFFGGGGSNKVGNSVEGDKKEFKELNPTLKLQTDRDVYRPGDSVYVTIEICNPFTSGNTGAIVPSLLIEKLGFEIKGIEKLDTQWYATQKPAAGTKQRRGEHVFLDCSTPSMISNQIVPSGSAKTYVVRAVLPSVIPPSYKGSTIRYIYYIKSALSVRWLIPENGHSSKDSVKDLTEVEARVPLQVWVTQKGNGLVMEDGESDGIVPDTTIQTDIYWKEMDGDSEWARVNDLYDSIEEGYESSRDEISSVSSFNLSKENHNRTFGSSLSLQSSAARSSFRDGPYYDGDRLSLSSNVGLPRLSVAEVLHDSSADVSTALLSPSQQQTSTKSLAANDITGVSSAPSPGATEPLASEGFIRGRSYNIRMDDQVLLRFSPKNSESTYYFSDMIGGTLTFFHEEGARRCLEVSVTLETSETISRRFVHPSRRNSPTITKSDHHEVVADLVQTGFLFSVPMDGPMSFSTPHVSVQWVLRFEFFTTPKNVDWTRYEHPLFVEGRDKCEWVIPITVHAPPPGAPGAHTRSDKPFSLEPLWTHS, via the exons ATGTTGGCATCTAGGTTTTCTTTCTTTGGAGGTGGGGGATCAAATAAAGTTGGCAATTCTGTGGAAGGCGATAAAAAGGAATTCAAAGAATTGAATCCGACGCTAAAACTGCAGACAGATAGAGATGTGTATAGACCTGGAGATTCTGTTTATGTTACAATTGAGATCTGCAATCCCTTTACTAGTGGCAATACTGGTGCCATTGTACCTTCGCTTTTGATTGAAAAGCTTGGCTTCGAAATCAAAGGGATCGAGAAGTTGGACACTCAATGGTATGCCACTCAAAAACCAGCGGCTGGAACAAAACAAAGGAGAG GTGAACATGTTTTTCTGGACTGTTCAACACCATCAATGATTTCAAATCAGATTGTGCCTTCTGGTTCTGCAAAAACTT ATGTGGTACGGGCTGTGCTTCCTAGCGTTATACCTCCATCTTACAAGGGTTCTACAATtcgttatatatattatataaagagTGCTCTGTCTGTTCGATGGCTGATACCGGAAAATGGTCACTCCAGCAAGGATTCAGTAAAAGATCTTACTGAAGTG GAGGCTCGTGTTCCTTTGCAAGTATGGGTGACTCAGAAAGGAAATGGTCTGGTGATGGAAGATGGTGAAAGTGATG GTATTGTTCCTGATACAACCATTCAAACAGATATATACTGGAAAGAGATGGATGGAGATTCAGAATGG GCTAGAGTCAATGACCTGTATGACAGTAttgaggaaggatatgagagCTCAAGGGATGAAATATCTTCTGTTTCATCCTTTAATCTTTCAAAGGAAAATCATAATAGAACCTTTGGAAGTTCCCTATCGTTGCAATCATCAGCAGCCAGGTCTTCATTTAGAGATGGTCCTTATTATGATGGAGACCGTTTGAGTTTATCTTCAAATGTAGGGCTTCCACGATTATCAGTAGCAGAGGTCTTGCATGATTCTAGTGCTG ACGTGTCAACTGCACTTCTATCTCCAAGTCAGCAGCAGACTTCTACAAAATCACTAGCTGCAAATGATATAACAGGAGTATCTTCTGCACCTAGCCCGGGAGCTACTGAACCTTTAGCAT CAGAAGGCTTTATTCGAGGAAGGTCTTATAATATCAGGATGGATGATCAAGTTCTGCTAAGATTCTCTCCTAAGAACTCTGAGTCCACTTATTACTTCAGTGATATG ATAGGCGGGACTCTTACTTTCTTCCATGAAGAAGGAGCTAGAAGATGCCTTGAG gtttcagtcacgCTTGAAACTTCTGAGACTATAAGTCGGCGTTTTGTTCATCCTTCTAGGAGGAATTCCCCAACAATTACCAAG AGTGATCATCATGAGGTTGTTGCTGATTTGGTACAGACAGGTTTTCTCTTTTCTGTCCCCATGGATGGTCCCATGTCGTTTTCCACTCCTCATGTCTCGGTGCAGTGGGTTCTAAGATTTGAATTCTTTACTACTCCAAAGAATGTAGACTGGACAAG ATACGAACATCCTCTTTTCGTAGAAGGCAGAGACAAATGTGAGTGGGTTATTCCTATAACAGTGCATGCACCTCCACCCGGAGCTCCAGGTGCCCACACACGGAGTGATAAACCTTTCTCCTTAGAGCCCTTGTGGACTCATAGTTGA